The following coding sequences lie in one Euhalothece natronophila Z-M001 genomic window:
- a CDS encoding dipeptide epimerase has translation MQINVVCFTVHKRFPLTISRGTTAKTTSLWVKLEAEGIEGWGEAVPFSTGSAGETTETLKQQLTAIKPNLEQFHPLTRSRLQSYLQEHQISSAIRSAIDVACYDWLGKRSRLPLWQLLGLDISQIVPISVTIGIGSPEEGKKRLENWQTVTDTKRIKLKLGSPKGLEADKRLLEAVAQNAPNAELTIDANGGWTLKEAITMSHWLAKYNVTYIEQPLAVEDDEKLPTLADNSPLPIFADESCFTSKDISRLAALKVDGINIKLMKAGGLTEVMRCAYTAQACGLQVMYGCYSDSSLANTAMAHLSPLADYLDLDSHLNLKDDPFYGAVLKNGYLQPTLSPGLGITLKCS, from the coding sequence ATGCAAATAAATGTGGTATGCTTCACTGTCCATAAACGCTTTCCCTTAACGATTTCCCGAGGCACAACTGCTAAAACCACCAGCCTTTGGGTAAAACTTGAAGCGGAAGGAATTGAAGGTTGGGGAGAGGCTGTTCCCTTTTCCACAGGTAGCGCAGGAGAGACAACCGAAACCCTAAAGCAACAGCTAACAGCGATTAAGCCGAATTTAGAGCAGTTTCACCCTTTAACGCGATCGCGCTTGCAAAGCTATCTCCAAGAACATCAAATCTCCTCTGCTATCCGATCTGCCATTGATGTTGCTTGTTACGACTGGTTAGGAAAGCGTAGCAGGCTTCCCTTATGGCAACTTTTAGGCTTAGATATCAGTCAAATTGTCCCAATTTCAGTCACTATTGGCATTGGTTCCCCAGAAGAGGGCAAAAAACGGTTAGAAAACTGGCAAACGGTTACCGATACTAAACGCATTAAACTCAAATTAGGAAGCCCGAAAGGACTGGAGGCGGATAAAAGACTTTTAGAAGCAGTGGCTCAAAATGCGCCTAATGCAGAATTAACCATCGATGCCAATGGCGGTTGGACTCTGAAAGAAGCGATTACCATGAGTCATTGGCTAGCAAAGTATAACGTGACTTATATTGAGCAGCCGCTAGCAGTAGAAGATGATGAAAAATTACCCACCCTTGCGGACAATTCCCCCTTACCCATTTTTGCTGATGAAAGTTGCTTTACCAGTAAGGATATTAGCCGCTTAGCTGCTCTTAAAGTTGATGGGATTAATATTAAACTAATGAAAGCAGGAGGACTGACTGAAGTGATGCGGTGCGCCTATACAGCTCAAGCCTGTGGGTTACAAGTGATGTACGGTTGTTATTCGGATAGTAGTCTTGCTAACACAGCAATGGCTCATTTATCCCCTCTCGCTGATTATCTTGATCTAGACAGTCATCTGAACTTAAAAGATGATCCCTTTTACGGTGCTGTGTTAAAAAATGGATATCTACAACCAACTTTATCACCTGGATTGGGAATTACTTTAAAATGCAGTTAA
- a CDS encoding high light inducible protein, translating to MTTTKGRTIDDQGKMNNFAVEPKVYVQEESRAGFTEFAERLNGRLAMIGFVSLLLLEITTGNGLFSQF from the coding sequence ATGACTACAACTAAAGGAAGAACTATTGACGACCAAGGCAAAATGAATAACTTTGCAGTAGAGCCAAAGGTTTATGTGCAAGAAGAATCTCGCGCTGGCTTTACTGAATTTGCAGAACGCCTTAATGGTCGTTTGGCTATGATTGGTTTTGTGTCCTTACTCCTGTTAGAAATTACTACTGGAAACGGATTATTCAGTCAATTTTAA